The following proteins come from a genomic window of Sorghum bicolor cultivar BTx623 chromosome 3, Sorghum_bicolor_NCBIv3, whole genome shotgun sequence:
- the LOC8062287 gene encoding basic 7S globulin 2 codes for MAAVVAALLLLLSPLAMQSAAARSKPLPVVARVSKDSSTGLYLISVRNYDANPVVLDLAGPLLWWPCSGRQEQEHPILCSSGTCHVANRNHPPNCPYIDGGRPGSPEPSCHCTAYPYNPVNGKCGSGVLTWEWLSANTTDGQRPLYPVSFRAVASCAPDDLPFSSFPELFPWQVQGRQPPSSRYPYPGVAGLSRSPLSLPSQVAAELKVSSKFALCLPHVAIFGGGPVHIPGSADDVETVTDHLSRTRLLRNPRNSAYYIDVAGIAVNGARVALPDGALTLDATGQGGVALSTVTPYTALRPDIYRAVLAAFDAVTAGFPRVSEAPNKPLERCFNLTVMNQMGTWTGSLPVSVDLMLADGKNWTFTSLSATDEVVPQTLCFAFVEMGAGTAAAYAVPDSPAVVVGGHQMENNLMEFDLKKGVLGYTGLMFDQRMGACSNFNFENGLGR; via the coding sequence ATGGCGGCCGTGGTGGCAgctctgctgctgctcctaTCGCCGCTCGCCATGCAGAGCGCAGCTGCGAGGTCTAAGCCCCTGCCCGTCGTCGCACGCGTCAGCAAGGACAGCTCCACCGGCCTCTACCTCATCAGCGTCAGGAACTACGACGCTAACCCGGTCGTCCTCGACCTCGCCGGCCCGCTCCTGTGGTGGCCATGCTCTGGGAGGCAAGAGCAGGAGCACCCCATCCTCTGCAGCTCCGGCACGTGCCACGTCGCCAACCGGAACCACCCGCCCAACTGCCCCTACATCGACGGGGGCAGGCCGGGGTCCCCGGAGCCCAGCTGCCACTGCACCGCCTACCCCTACAACCCGGTCAACGGCAAGTGCGGCAGCGGCGTGCTCACCTGGGAGTGGCTGTCGGCGAACACCACGGACGGACAACGCCCGCTGTACCCGGTGTCGTTCCGCGCCGTGGCGTCGTGCGCGCCGGATGACCTCCCGTTCTCCTCGTTCCCGGAGCTCTTCCCGTGGCAGGTGCAGGGGCGGCAGCCGCCCAGCTCACGGTACCCGTACCCCGGCGTGGCGGGGCTGTCGCGGTCGCCGCTCTCGCTGCCGTCGCAGGTCGCGGCGGAGCTCAAGGTGTCCAGCAAGTTCGCGCTCTGCCTCCCGCACGTGGCCATCTTCGGCGGCGGGCCCGTCCACATCCCGGGCTCGGCCGACGACGTCGAGACGGTGACCGACCACCTGAGCCGCACCCGCCTCCTCCGGAACCCGAGGAACAGCGCCTACTACATCGACGTCGCGGGCATCGCCGTGAACGGCGCGCGTGTGGCCCTGCCGGACGGCGCCCTCACCCTCGACGCCACCGGCCAGGGCGGCGTCGCGCTGAGCACGGTGACGCCCTACACGGCGCTGCGCCCGGACATCTACCGCGCGGTGCTCGCGGCGTTCGACGCGGTCACGGCCGGCTTCCCGCGCGTTTCCGAGGCGCCCAATAAGCCGCTGGAGCGCTGCTTCAACCTGACCGTGATGAACCAGATGGGGACGTGGACCGGCTCCCTGCCGGTGTCCGTCGACCTGATGCTGGCCGACGGGAAGAACTGGACGTTCACCAGCCTGAGCGCGACGGACGAGGTGGTCCCGCAGACGCTGTGCTTTGCCTTCGTGGAGATGGGGGCGGGGACCGCGGCGGCGTACGCGGTGCCTGACTCCCCGGCGGTGGTCGTCGGCGGCCACCAGATGGAGAACAACCTGATGGAGTTCGACCTCAAGAAGGGGGTGCTCGGCTACACCGGCCTCATGTTCGATCAGAGGATGGGCGCGTGCAGCAACTTCAACTTCGAAAACGGGCTTGGCCGTTAG
- the LOC8062290 gene encoding uncharacterized protein LOC8062290: MEMEVPRRRTPLLLSVISLLLLAWPASCANPVLLPVAKDPATSLYTIPVRDGANHVMDLAGPLLWSTCAADHLPAKVSCRDPVCKLANAYRAPSCRIAGHPCGAKRRCKAYPYNPVTGRCAAASLVHTRLIANTTDGRNPLSQVSVRAVAACAPRTLLPRLPAGAAGVAGLADAGLALPAQVAASQRVANRFLLCLPRRGEGVAVFGGGPLFLIPDSAVGDLTSTLAFTALRRRRGNPLYYIPVQGVAVNQARVPLSASALATGGVVLCTRVPYTELRPDVYRPVVQAFDRALARNDAKVPGVAPFELCYRSSMLGNTRLGYAVPDIALVLEDGKSWTFVGSSTMVDVNGQTACLAFVEMKGVKAGDPAAAAVVVGGFQMENHLLQFDLEKKQLGFAKVPFFTACSNFNFTKTQ, from the coding sequence ATGGAGATGGAGGTGCCACGGCGGCGCACCCCCCTGCTCCTCTCAGTCatctcgctgctgctgctggcatgGCCGGCATCGTGCGCCAACCCCGTGCTCCTCCCGGTGGCCAAGGACCCCGCCACCTCCCTCTACACCATCCCCGTCAGGGACGGCGCCAACCACGTCATGGACCTCGCCGGCCCGCTCCTCTGGTCCACATGCGCCGCCGACCACCTGCCGGCCAAGGTCTCCTGCCGCGACCCGGTGTGCAAGCTCGCCAACGCCTACCGCGCGCCGAGCTGCCGCATTGCCGGTCACCCCTGCGGCGCGAAGCGGCGGTGCAAGGCGTACCCGTACAACCCCGTCACGGGGCGGTGCGCGGCGGCGAGCCTGGTCCACACCAGGCTCATCGCCAACACCACCGACGGCAGGAACCCGCTGAGCCAAGTCTCCGTGCGCGCCGTGGCGGCGTGCGCCCCGAGGACGCTCCTGCCGCGGCTGCCCGCGGGAGCCGCGGGCGTCGCGGGGCTCGCGGACGCCGGCCTTGCCCTGCCCGCGCAGGTTGCGGCGTCGCAGCGCGTCGCCAACAGGTTCCTGCTCTGCCTTCCGAGGCGCGGCGAGGGGGTGGCCGTCTTCGGCGGGGGCCCGCTGTTCCTCATCCCGGACTCGGCGGTCGGGGACCTCACGTCGACGCTGGCGTTCACCGCGCTCCGCCGCAGGAGAGGCAACCCGCTGTACTACATCCCGGTGCAGGGCGTCGCCGTCAACCAGGCCCGAGTGCCGCTCTCGGCGTCCGCGCTGGCCACCGGCGGCGTCGTGCTGTGCACCAGGGTGCCGTACACCGAGCTCCGGCCGGACGTGTACCGCCCGGTTGTCCAGGCGTTCGACAGGGCCCTGGCGCGCAACGACGCCAAGGTTCCCGGAGTGGCGCCGTTCGAGCTCTGCTACAGGTCCAGCATGCTGGGGAACACGCGCCTCGGCTACGCCGTGCCGGACATTGCATTGGTGCTCGAGGACGGGAAGAGCTGGACGTTTGTAGGCAGCAGCACGATGGTGGACGTGAACGGCCAGACGGCGTGCCTCGCGTTCGTCGAGATGAAGGGGGTGAAGGCCGGGGaccccgccgcggcggcggtggtggtcggagGGTTCCAGATGGAGAACCACCTGCTGCAGTTCGACCTGGAGAAGAAGCAGCTCGGGTTTGCCAAGGTGCCGTTTTTTACGGCGTGCAGCAACTTCAACTTCACCAAGACCCAGTAG
- the LOC8062288 gene encoding basic 7S globulin, producing MAQLLLLLAVSALTLLSPRTAAAPTSTTPGGKPLVTAITRDAATKLYTAPLKDALPLVLDLSGTLLWSTCAAAHPSYECHHAACAHAHAHHPPGCPRTGHGVADEDDPFRCRCRAHPYNPFARRAASGDLTRARVTANATDGANPLAPVSFTAVAACAPPTLLAGLPAGAVGVAGLARSWLALPAQVARKQKVARKFALCLPGAGNGQGVAIFGGGPLFLLPPGRPDVTASLAGTTPLRGKPRVPGYFVSAKGIAVNQAQVQVQQLGPLVVALCSRIPYTVLRPDVYAPFVRAFDAATAGRKRVTPPTPPFELCYDSRELGSTRLGYAVPQVDLMLESGANWTVFGGNSMVQVSDDTACFAFLEMKEEKHEGGHGYGHGGGAGTAPAVIIGGFQMENNLLVFDEEKRQLGFSGLLFGRQTTCSNFNFTLAG from the coding sequence ATGGcgcagctcctcctcctcctcgccgtctCGGCGCTCACCCTCCTCTCGCCACGCACGGCGGCAGCACCGACGTCGACAACGCCCGGCGGCAAGCCCCTGGTGACAGCCATCACCAGGGACGCGGCCACCAAGCTGTACACGGCGCCGCTCAAGGACGCTCTGCCACTGGTCCTGGACCTCTCCGGCACGCTCCTCTGGTCCACGTGCGCCGCGGCGCACCCGAGCTACGAGTGCCACCACGCGGCGTGCGCGCACGCGCACGCGCACCACCCGCCGGGCTGCCCGCGCACGGGCCACGGCGTGGCCGACGAGGACGACCCGTTCCGCTGCAGGTGTAGGGCGCACCCTTACAACCCGTTCGCgcgccgggcagcgtccggggACCTCACGCGGGCGCGCGTCACGGCCAACGCCACCGACGGCGCCAACCCGCTCGCGCCCGTCTCCTTCACCGCCGTCGCGGCGTGCGCGCCGCCGACACTGCTCGCTGGTCTCCCCGCGGGCGCCGTCGGCGTCGCCGGCCTCGCGCGCTCATGGCTCGCCCTGCCGGCGCAGGTCGCTCGCAAGCAGAAGGTCGCTAGGAAGTTCGCGCTCTGCCTCCCCGGCGCCGGCAACGGCCAGGGAGTGGCGATCTTCGGCGGGGGCCCGCTGTTCCTGCTCCCGCCGGGAAGGCCCGACGTCACGGCGTCGCTGGCGGGCACCACGCCGCTCCGCGGGAAACCCCGGGTCCCTGGGTACTTCGTCTCGGCCAAGGGCATCGCCGTGAACCAGGCGCAGGTGCAGGTGCAGCAGCTGGGGCCGCTTGTCGTCGCGCTGTGCTCGCGCATCCCCTACACGGTGCTCCGGCCGGACGTGTACGCGCCGTTCGTGAGGGCGTTCGACGCGGCCACGGCCGGGAGGAAGCGGGTGAccccgccgacgccgccgtTCGAGCTGTGCTACGACTCGCGGGAGCTCGGGTCGACGCGCCTCGGCTACGCCGTGCCGCAGGTGGACCTGATGCTGGAGAGCGGCGCCAACTGGACGGTGTTCGGCGGCAACTCCATGGTGCAGGTCAGCGACGACACCGCGTGCTTCGCGTTCCTCGAGATGAAGGAGGAGAAGCATGAGGGAGGGCACGGCTACGGCCACGGCGGTGGGGCGGGGACGGCGCCGGCGGTGATCATCGGAGGGTTCCAGATGGAGAACAACCTGCTGGtgttcgatgaggagaagaggCAGCTCGGCTTCAGTGGCTTGCTCTTCGGCAGGCAGACGACGTGCAGTAACTTCAACTTCACTCTCGCTGGCTAG
- the LOC8062289 gene encoding uncharacterized protein LOC8062289, with product MPRPNPVLLLAILALVLSSCPASCAAPVLLPVAKDAATSLYTIPTRDGAHHVIDLAGPLLWSTCDHIPAKISCRDPVCKLANAYRAPSCGIAGAGQQCSKRCKAYPYNPITGRCAAAELVHTRLIANTTDGKNPLSQVSVPAVAACASATLLEKLPRDVTGVAGLSAAGLALPAQVAASQRVAKTFLLCLPRSGGRGDGVAVFGTRGPFYLKLFLTGEPSSGDLTQTLQFAPLRSRPGNPLYYIPVTNVSVGRVPVPLPPHALSAGGVVLCTRVPYTALRPDVYRPVVEAFDRGLIRSDMRVAAVPPFEFCYNRTLLPPTRIGYGVPEITFVLEGGKEWTFVGSSSMVDVNAKTACLAFVEMKGVKAGDPAAAAIVVGGFQMEDHLLQFDLEKKQLGFAKVPFISACSNFNFTRGQY from the coding sequence atgccacgACCCAACCCCGTCCTCCTCCTGGCCATCTTGGCGCTTGTGCTGTCGTCGTGCCCGGCATCGTGCGCCGCCCCCGTGCTCCTCCCAGTAGCTAAGGATGCCGCCACCTCCCTCTACACCATCCCCACCCGCGACGGCGCCCACCACGTCATCGACCTCGCCGGCCCGCTCCTCTGGTCCACCTGCGACCACATACCGGCCAAGATCTCCTGCCGCGACCCGGTGTGCAAGCTCGCTAACGCCTACCGCGCGCCGAGCTGCGGCATCGCCGGCGCCGGCCAACAATGCTCAAAGCGGTGCAAGGCCTACCCGTACAACCCCATCACGGGGCGGTGCGCAGCGGCGGAGCTCGTCCACACCCGACTCATCGCCAACACCACCGACGGCAAGAACCCGCTGAGCCAGGTCTCCGTCCCCGCCGTGGCGGCGTGCGCGTCGGCGACGCTCCTGGAGAAGCTGCCCAGGGACGTCACGGGCGTCGCGGGGCTGTCGGCCGCCGGCCTCGCCCTGCCCGCGCAGGTCGCGGCGTCGCAGCGCGTGGCCAAAACGTTCCTGCTCTGCCTCCCGAGGTCCGGCGGCCGCGGCGACGGCGTGGCGGTCTTTGGTACCAGGGGGCCGTTCTACCTCAAGCTCTTCCTCACCGGGGAGCCATCCAGCGGGGACCTCACGCAGACGCTGCAGTTCGCCCCGCTACGCAGCAGGCCTGGCAACCCGCTGTACTACATCCCCGTCACCAACGTCTCCGTCGGCCGGGTGCCGGTGCCGCTCCCGCCGCACGCGCTGTCCGCCGGCGGCGTCGTGCTGTGCACCAGGGTGCCGTACACCGCGCTCCGGCCGGACGTGTACCGCCCCGTCGTGGAGGCGTTCGACAGGGGACTGATACGGAGCGACATGAGGGTGGCCGCGGTGCCGCCCTTCGAGTTCTGCTACAACAGGACGCTGCTGCCGCCCACGCGGATCGGCTACGGCGTGCCGGAGATAACCTTCGTGCTGGAGGGCGGCAAGGAGTGGACGTTCGTCGGCAGCAGCTCCATGGTGGACGTGAACGCGAAGACGGCGTGCCTCGCGTTCGTCGAGATGAAGGGGGTCAAGGCCGGGGACCCCGCCGCGGCGGCGATCGTGGTCGGGGGATTCCAGATGGAGGACCATCTGCTGCAGTTCGACCTGGAGAAGAAGCAGCTAGGGTTTGCCAAGGTGCCGTTTATTTCAGCGTGCAGCAACTTCAATTTCACCAGGGGACAGTATTGA